The following are encoded together in the Arcticibacterium luteifluviistationis genome:
- a CDS encoding trypsin-like peptidase domain-containing protein — MKSNLKIVLIAVASSVATVVAFKYSGLEERAVIINEAVSSDADTNSKLINFANLPASAPGDFTYAASVSAPAVVHIKATSTRAVRQQRMPSIFDDFFGFDDKMFGQPQNQEQRSSGSGVIISKDGYIATNNHVVDGADELEVITYNKKSYIAEVVGVDPSTDIAVIKITEKDLPSLTFANSDNVKVGEWVLAVGNPFNLESTVTAGIISAIGRDISILARGYQERFQKSGEQEDTPIESFIQTDAAVNPGNSGGALVNLRGELIGINTAIASPNGAYAGYAFAVPSGIVKKVTTDLIKFGNVQRGYLGVVPVELDNKNAKEFDVKVSQGIYVSKTTEDGAANIAGIEPGDVILKIDGLKIISEPKFREIIGIKRPGDKVKITVNREGKEKDYTVTLRNRDGGKSIIKKEEAKSVLSKLGVSIEDMSSVEKEELGVRNGVKVEKVFEAGSIARDTDIRAGFIITRVGNVKVDSKKEFDAAIEEAVKNKEDGVLICGVYKSVSRNFCYGLTL; from the coding sequence ATGAAAAGTAATTTAAAGATTGTATTAATAGCTGTAGCAAGTAGTGTTGCTACCGTAGTAGCTTTTAAATACTCGGGGTTGGAAGAGAGGGCTGTAATTATTAATGAAGCGGTTTCTTCAGATGCAGACACTAACTCCAAGCTGATAAACTTTGCCAATTTGCCCGCGTCTGCACCGGGTGATTTTACCTATGCTGCTAGCGTTTCTGCACCAGCGGTGGTACATATTAAGGCTACGTCGACAAGAGCCGTTAGGCAGCAGAGAATGCCGTCTATTTTTGATGATTTCTTTGGCTTTGACGATAAAATGTTTGGGCAACCTCAAAATCAAGAACAACGCTCATCAGGCTCAGGAGTTATTATATCAAAAGATGGTTATATAGCAACGAATAACCATGTAGTGGATGGAGCAGATGAATTAGAGGTGATAACTTATAATAAGAAAAGTTATATAGCTGAAGTAGTTGGCGTAGACCCGTCTACAGATATAGCGGTTATAAAAATTACAGAAAAGGATCTGCCTAGTTTGACTTTTGCAAATTCTGATAATGTTAAAGTAGGAGAATGGGTTTTGGCGGTAGGTAATCCATTTAACTTGGAATCTACAGTTACTGCAGGTATTATAAGTGCTATAGGTAGAGACATCAGTATTTTGGCTCGAGGGTATCAAGAAAGGTTTCAAAAAAGTGGAGAACAGGAGGATACGCCTATAGAGTCTTTTATACAAACGGATGCAGCTGTAAACCCTGGGAACAGTGGAGGAGCTTTGGTTAATTTGAGAGGAGAGTTGATTGGCATTAATACTGCAATTGCTTCCCCAAACGGAGCTTATGCTGGTTATGCTTTTGCGGTTCCTTCAGGAATTGTGAAAAAAGTTACCACTGATCTAATTAAATTCGGTAACGTGCAACGTGGGTATTTAGGGGTTGTGCCGGTAGAGCTAGATAATAAGAATGCCAAGGAGTTTGATGTTAAAGTTTCCCAGGGGATTTATGTAAGTAAAACAACCGAAGACGGTGCTGCAAATATTGCTGGTATAGAACCAGGTGATGTTATTTTAAAAATTGATGGCTTAAAAATAATTTCTGAACCAAAGTTTAGAGAGATAATTGGAATTAAACGTCCTGGTGATAAAGTAAAGATTACGGTTAACCGTGAAGGCAAGGAAAAGGATTATACCGTTACATTGAGAAATAGAGATGGTGGTAAATCAATTATTAAAAAAGAGGAAGCCAAAAGTGTTTTATCTAAACTAGGAGTAAGCATTGAAGACATGTCTTCTGTAGAAAAAGAAGAATTAGGTGTTAGGAATGGCGTAAAAGTGGAGAAGGTTTTTGAGGCAGGAAGTATTGCCAGAGATACAGATATTAGAGCAGGTTTTATTATTACCAGGGTTGGTAATGTTAAGGTAGACTCTAAAAAAGAATTTGACGCTGCTATAGAAGAGGCTGTTAAGAATAAGGAGGATGGAGTGCTTATTTGCGGAGTTTATAAGAGCGTTTCAAGAAACTTCTGTTACGGTTTAACGCTTTAA
- the tsf gene encoding translation elongation factor Ts: protein MKITAADVNKLRQATGAGMMDCKKALVEAEGDFDKAVEFLRKAGQKVAAKRADNATSEGIILVDVSDSAKTAKVLAFACETEPVSKVEDFSTLGNAVLQAGVKHHAKDADTLSELNLEDGRKVGEAITELIGKIGEKIVISDYKHVEGETVVAYIHSNNKAAALVSFENVQGADVSGLGRDVAMQIVAMKPVGLDKDDVDPTIVEKEIEIGKDQARQEGKPEAMLEKIALGKLNKFYKENTLLNQAFVKDPSMNISQLLEKTQKGLKITSYVHVVIG from the coding sequence ATGAAAATAACAGCTGCAGATGTAAACAAACTTCGTCAGGCCACAGGTGCTGGTATGATGGATTGTAAAAAAGCCCTTGTGGAAGCAGAAGGAGATTTTGATAAAGCAGTAGAGTTCTTAAGAAAGGCTGGCCAAAAAGTAGCCGCTAAAAGAGCCGATAACGCCACTTCAGAAGGTATTATATTGGTTGACGTTAGTGACAGTGCTAAAACCGCTAAGGTATTAGCTTTTGCTTGTGAAACCGAGCCTGTATCTAAAGTTGAAGACTTTAGCACTCTTGGTAATGCAGTGTTACAAGCTGGTGTAAAACACCATGCTAAAGATGCTGATACTTTGTCTGAGTTAAACTTAGAAGACGGAAGAAAAGTTGGTGAAGCCATTACTGAACTAATTGGTAAGATTGGTGAAAAAATAGTTATTTCTGATTACAAGCACGTAGAAGGCGAAACTGTAGTTGCATACATTCACTCTAACAACAAAGCTGCCGCATTAGTATCTTTTGAAAATGTTCAAGGTGCTGACGTATCTGGACTAGGCAGAGATGTTGCTATGCAAATAGTTGCAATGAAGCCAGTAGGCCTTGACAAAGACGATGTAGACCCTACTATCGTTGAGAAAGAGATTGAGATTGGAAAAGATCAAGCTCGTCAAGAAGGTAAGCCAGAAGCAATGCTTGAAAAAATTGCTCTTGGTAAACTAAACAAGTTCTACAAAGAGAACACTTTATTGAATCAGGCTTTTGTTAAAGACCCTTCAATGAACATATCTCAGTTATTAGAAAAGACTCAAAAAGGTTTAAAGATTACTTCGTACGTACACGTTGTAATTGGATAA
- the rpsI gene encoding 30S ribosomal protein S9 codes for MQVINTIGRRKTAVARIYMQPGKGDVTVNGRDLQTYFPTEVLQIILNQPFNLVEADGKYDLKVNVHGGGIAGQAEAIRMAISRALVEADAEHRPALKKEGFLTRDSRMVERKKYGRAKARKRFQFSKR; via the coding sequence ATGCAAGTAATCAATACCATAGGTAGAAGAAAGACAGCGGTTGCAAGAATATACATGCAACCTGGTAAAGGTGATGTTACTGTAAACGGTCGCGATTTGCAAACATATTTCCCAACGGAAGTATTACAAATTATTTTAAATCAACCTTTTAATTTAGTAGAGGCTGACGGAAAATATGACCTAAAAGTAAACGTTCATGGTGGTGGAATTGCTGGTCAAGCAGAAGCTATCAGAATGGCTATCTCTCGTGCATTAGTTGAGGCTGATGCTGAACATAGACCTGCTCTTAAGAAAGAAGGATTCCTTACTCGTGACTCTAGAATGGTAGAGCGTAAGAAATACGGTCGTGCTAAAGCACGTAAGAGATTCCAATTCTCGAAACGTTAA
- the rplM gene encoding 50S ribosomal protein L13, translated as MDTLSYKTVSANKATVNKEWIIVDVKDQVLGRVCSQIASILKGKNKTNYTPHVDCGDNVIVINAEKVKLTGKKMTDKQYIRHTGHPGGQRFATPRELMEKDGRRVVEMAVRGMLPKTRLGRKQFTNLFVYVGTEHPHSAQQAKLIEL; from the coding sequence GTGGATACATTAAGTTATAAGACCGTATCAGCAAATAAAGCAACGGTCAACAAAGAATGGATAATTGTGGATGTAAAAGACCAAGTTTTAGGTCGTGTTTGCAGCCAGATTGCCAGTATATTAAAAGGGAAAAACAAAACGAACTACACTCCTCATGTAGACTGCGGTGACAATGTCATTGTAATCAATGCTGAGAAAGTGAAGCTTACCGGAAAGAAAATGACTGATAAGCAATATATTCGTCATACGGGTCATCCTGGTGGACAACGTTTTGCAACACCTCGTGAATTAATGGAGAAAGACGGAAGAAGAGTAGTGGAAATGGCCGTTCGAGGCATGCTTCCTAAAACTCGTCTAGGTCGTAAGCAATTTACAAACCTGTTTGTTTATGTTGGAACTGAGCATCCTCATTCTGCACAACAAGCGAAGTTAATCGAACTTTAA
- the mraY gene encoding phospho-N-acetylmuramoyl-pentapeptide-transferase, producing MLYYLFDYLHRILDLPGAGVFRYISFRASAATILSLVIAAVFGKKIINLLRNLQIGESIRDLGLDGQMEKKGTPTMGGFIILASLLIPVLLFARLDNVYIVLLIIATLWTCMIGFADDYIKVFKKDKEGLKGKFKVIGQVGLGLIVGLTLYYNDSVVVREYVGNAGEFLDVSKLTTTVPFLKGNEIDYGIIGSFLPYFLAWVPYVFICTFIITAVSNGANITDGIDGLAAGTSAIIGLSIAIFAYLSGNKIFAEYLNIMLIPNSGEIVIFCAAFLGACIGFLWYNAYPAQVFMGDTGSLMLGGVIATMALALRKELLIPVLCGIFLIELVSVMAQVGYFKYQKKKHGIEYAKANRLLLMSPLHHHFQKKGMHEAKIVARFWIIGIILAVICLVTLKLR from the coding sequence ATGCTTTACTACCTTTTCGACTACCTTCATAGGATTCTTGATTTGCCAGGAGCTGGCGTTTTCAGATATATATCATTTCGTGCTTCTGCAGCCACTATTTTATCTTTAGTGATAGCTGCTGTTTTTGGCAAAAAAATCATCAACCTTTTAAGGAATCTTCAAATTGGGGAATCAATAAGAGACCTTGGCCTTGACGGACAAATGGAAAAGAAGGGCACACCTACCATGGGCGGCTTCATTATTCTTGCCTCGCTTCTTATTCCCGTATTATTATTCGCTAGGTTAGACAATGTTTATATCGTTCTACTAATCATTGCTACGCTTTGGACTTGTATGATTGGCTTTGCCGATGATTACATCAAAGTTTTCAAAAAAGACAAAGAAGGATTAAAAGGGAAATTCAAAGTAATTGGTCAAGTAGGACTTGGTTTAATAGTAGGACTTACCCTTTATTATAATGATAGTGTTGTAGTAAGGGAGTATGTAGGTAATGCAGGTGAATTTCTTGATGTATCAAAACTAACCACTACTGTTCCATTCTTAAAAGGAAATGAAATAGACTATGGAATCATAGGCTCTTTCCTGCCTTACTTCTTAGCTTGGGTTCCTTATGTTTTCATATGTACATTTATTATCACAGCTGTTTCTAATGGTGCTAACATTACCGATGGCATTGACGGATTAGCGGCTGGGACCTCTGCTATTATAGGCTTATCAATTGCCATTTTCGCATACCTTTCTGGCAACAAAATATTTGCGGAATATCTTAATATAATGCTCATCCCTAATTCCGGTGAGATTGTGATTTTCTGTGCTGCATTCTTGGGTGCCTGTATTGGCTTCTTGTGGTATAATGCATACCCAGCACAAGTATTTATGGGAGACACAGGAAGCTTAATGCTTGGCGGCGTAATTGCGACCATGGCATTAGCTCTACGAAAAGAATTACTAATTCCTGTTTTATGCGGAATATTCTTGATTGAACTGGTATCCGTAATGGCTCAGGTAGGTTATTTCAAATATCAGAAAAAGAAACACGGAATAGAATACGCCAAGGCAAACCGTTTATTGCTAATGTCACCCTTGCACCACCACTTTCAAAAAAAGGGTATGCATGAAGCCAAAATTGTAGCCCGATTCTGGATTATCGGAATTATTCTAGCAGTGATTTGCCTAGTGACCCTTAAGCTTAGATAG
- a CDS encoding YraN family protein, producing the protein MKNKRKVGDKGEQWAVDYLSKKGYQIIDRNHQIGHLEIDIIAKKEDWLIFVEVKLRADSEHGMPEDNVGKSKQNFLIKAADIYLNQNDWGGKVRFDLISITISPFEIVHFEDAFY; encoded by the coding sequence TTGAAAAACAAGAGAAAAGTAGGAGACAAAGGAGAGCAATGGGCCGTTGACTATCTTAGCAAGAAAGGTTATCAAATCATTGACAGGAACCATCAAATTGGTCACCTTGAAATTGACATCATTGCTAAAAAAGAAGACTGGCTCATTTTTGTAGAAGTGAAACTCCGAGCCGACAGCGAACATGGAATGCCTGAAGACAATGTGGGCAAATCAAAACAAAACTTTCTTATTAAAGCTGCCGATATTTACCTCAATCAAAATGATTGGGGAGGAAAAGTCAGATTCGACCTTATTTCAATAACTATTTCACCCTTTGAAATTGTTCATTTTGAAGACGCATTTTATTAA
- the lipB gene encoding lipoyl(octanoyl) transferase LipB, whose translation MQNKQVKITDLGLIDYQEAWDYQEKVFAETVAVKLSNRKNDEEKPTPNHVLICQHPHVYTLGKSGKEENLLLDEAALAEKEVNFYKINRGGDITYHGPGQLVIYPILDLENFFTDIHKFLRLLEEAVILTLAEYGIEAGRVDGYTGVWLEANKERFLGERKICAMGVKASRWVTMHGLALNVNTDLAYFGNIVACGIQDKAVTSMQMELGKELDLNEVAVVLVEKLSELFEMELV comes from the coding sequence ATGCAGAATAAGCAGGTGAAAATAACAGACCTAGGCTTGATTGACTATCAAGAAGCCTGGGATTATCAAGAGAAGGTTTTTGCGGAAACGGTAGCGGTTAAGTTGTCGAACAGAAAAAACGACGAAGAAAAACCAACGCCAAATCACGTTTTGATTTGTCAGCATCCGCATGTTTATACTTTAGGTAAAAGCGGGAAAGAGGAAAACTTGCTTTTAGATGAAGCAGCCTTGGCAGAAAAGGAAGTGAATTTTTATAAGATAAATAGAGGGGGAGATATTACATATCACGGTCCGGGGCAATTGGTCATTTATCCTATACTGGATTTGGAAAATTTCTTTACAGACATTCATAAGTTTTTGAGATTGCTAGAAGAAGCCGTGATTTTGACATTGGCAGAGTATGGAATTGAGGCAGGCCGAGTTGATGGATATACAGGCGTTTGGCTGGAAGCCAATAAAGAAAGATTTTTAGGCGAAAGAAAAATTTGTGCCATGGGTGTTAAGGCTAGTCGCTGGGTTACTATGCACGGATTGGCTTTAAATGTAAATACAGATTTGGCCTATTTCGGAAACATTGTGGCTTGTGGAATTCAGGACAAGGCGGTGACTTCGATGCAAATGGAATTAGGAAAAGAACTAGATTTAAATGAAGTGGCGGTGGTTTTGGTTGAGAAGTTGTCTGAACTATTTGAAATGGAACTTGTATGA
- a CDS encoding dipeptide epimerase codes for MKLNLKTVSLENKTPFRISHGVRTHTDTLFVKISHEGIEGIGEASHVPYYGITVKESIDLIESLSSEIEGLFGKSHEVFWRRIDALFGQNHFAKCAVDIAYYDWQAKKAAKPLYQYLGLSLDDLPESCFTIGMDKPENMAETILKSDWPSFKIKLGGENDLETLKFLKGFSEKPFKVDVNAAWELEETIALLPELVLLGLEFIEQPLAKDKILEHGILKDLSTTPIFADESCFSINDVEKCALNFDGINIKLTKCGGIYPALEMVKRARELDLKIMMGCMTESSVGISTIAHLSSLVDYVDMDGAALLKNDPADGVNIIKGVAVFNEKNGHGASLKDE; via the coding sequence ATGAAATTAAACCTTAAAACAGTAAGCCTTGAAAATAAGACACCATTTAGGATTTCGCATGGTGTAAGAACGCATACAGATACGCTTTTTGTCAAAATTTCTCATGAGGGAATTGAAGGCATAGGCGAGGCTTCGCATGTGCCATATTATGGTATTACTGTAAAAGAGTCCATCGATTTAATAGAATCGCTAAGTTCAGAAATTGAAGGGCTTTTCGGGAAATCTCACGAAGTATTTTGGCGAAGAATTGATGCCCTTTTCGGGCAAAACCATTTTGCTAAATGTGCAGTGGATATTGCCTATTATGATTGGCAAGCAAAAAAGGCAGCGAAGCCACTTTATCAATATCTTGGATTAAGTCTTGATGATTTGCCAGAGTCTTGTTTTACCATAGGAATGGATAAGCCTGAAAATATGGCAGAAACTATTTTAAAATCAGACTGGCCAAGTTTTAAGATTAAGCTTGGCGGAGAAAATGATTTAGAAACGTTGAAATTCTTAAAAGGCTTTAGTGAGAAACCATTTAAGGTAGACGTTAATGCGGCATGGGAGTTGGAAGAAACGATAGCACTACTTCCTGAATTAGTTCTTTTGGGTCTAGAGTTTATTGAGCAGCCTTTGGCAAAAGATAAGATACTAGAACATGGTATTTTGAAAGATCTTAGCACTACGCCAATTTTTGCGGATGAAAGTTGTTTTTCCATTAATGATGTGGAGAAATGTGCATTGAATTTTGATGGCATAAATATCAAACTAACAAAATGTGGTGGCATTTATCCGGCTCTGGAAATGGTAAAGCGTGCTAGGGAATTAGATTTGAAAATAATGATGGGTTGTATGACAGAAAGTAGTGTTGGAATCTCCACCATTGCCCACTTAAGTTCTTTGGTAGATTATGTAGATATGGACGGAGCCGCACTGTTAAAGAATGACCCAGCAGATGGTGTGAATATTATAAAAGGAGTTGCTGTGTTTAATGAAAAGAATGGGCATGGAGCAAGCTTAAAAGACGAATGA
- the moeB gene encoding molybdopterin-synthase adenylyltransferase MoeB: MKLDASEIQRYSRQILIPGFGLEGQQKLKESSVLVIGCGGLGSPVLMYLAAAGIGRIGLVEDDKIDTSNLQRQILYNEGAVGLEKIEEASKRLKGINGNVIIEKHNTRLSSKNALSIVEKYDVVVDGSDNFPTRYLVNDSCILRNKPLVYGAIYRFEGQVSVFNYKGGVNYRDLFPNPPSEDMAPNCATAGVLGMMAGIIGTLQATEVVKILTGMGEVLSGKLLLVDALSMNFRKVKILRIQDAKPITELIDYEKFCGLNDELINSMSFSDYENQKSDIVQLIDVREENEYEVDNLGGELMPLSELQEYVSQIRREGKVVIHCQSGQRSLSAIKTLKENYGFANLINLEGGLNAVYS, encoded by the coding sequence ATGAAACTAGATGCCAGTGAAATTCAAAGATATAGCAGGCAAATTCTAATTCCAGGGTTTGGCTTAGAAGGTCAGCAAAAGCTGAAAGAAAGTTCTGTCTTGGTGATTGGCTGTGGTGGTTTGGGTAGTCCTGTTTTGATGTATTTGGCGGCTGCTGGAATTGGGAGAATAGGTTTAGTAGAAGATGATAAAATAGATACGTCGAATTTGCAGCGACAAATCCTTTATAATGAAGGTGCTGTAGGTTTAGAAAAAATTGAAGAAGCATCTAAGAGGCTTAAAGGTATTAACGGAAATGTCATAATTGAGAAACATAACACGCGTTTGTCTTCAAAAAACGCATTGTCAATTGTGGAAAAGTATGATGTAGTGGTGGATGGCTCAGATAACTTTCCTACCCGTTACTTGGTAAACGATTCTTGTATTTTGAGAAATAAACCGCTCGTTTATGGTGCCATTTATAGGTTTGAAGGGCAGGTTTCTGTGTTTAATTACAAAGGAGGAGTTAATTATAGAGATTTATTTCCAAATCCGCCATCAGAAGACATGGCACCGAATTGTGCTACTGCCGGTGTTTTAGGGATGATGGCAGGAATAATAGGCACTTTGCAGGCTACAGAGGTTGTCAAAATTTTGACAGGAATGGGAGAGGTGTTGAGCGGTAAGCTTTTATTGGTTGACGCATTAAGCATGAATTTTAGGAAAGTGAAAATTCTAAGAATTCAAGATGCGAAGCCCATTACAGAGTTGATCGATTATGAAAAGTTTTGCGGGCTTAATGATGAGTTGATAAACAGTATGTCTTTTTCTGATTATGAAAATCAAAAAAGTGATATAGTTCAGCTCATTGATGTACGTGAGGAAAACGAATATGAAGTAGATAATTTGGGCGGAGAACTGATGCCACTTTCAGAATTACAAGAGTATGTTTCTCAAATAAGAAGGGAAGGAAAAGTGGTAATTCATTGCCAAAGTGGGCAAAGAAGTCTTAGTGCAATTAAAACTCTTAAAGAAAACTACGGGTTTGCAAATTTGATAAACTTGGAAGGTGGACTTAATGCTGTCTACTCATAA
- the ruvX gene encoding Holliday junction resolvase RuvX, which produces MGRILGIDYGGKRTGLAVTDPLQIIATALETVPSSELMAYLKKYVNAEQVDAFVVGEPKNLDGSDTDASSLVKNFLVKVKTEFPEMPIHLIDERFTSKMAVQTMIASGTKKKDRRVKGNIDKISATIILQDFMSRQH; this is translated from the coding sequence ATGGGAAGAATTTTGGGAATTGACTACGGGGGTAAAAGAACCGGGTTAGCTGTTACTGACCCCCTTCAGATAATTGCCACTGCTTTAGAAACAGTTCCTAGCTCTGAATTAATGGCTTACTTAAAAAAGTATGTAAACGCTGAGCAGGTGGACGCCTTTGTAGTTGGCGAGCCTAAAAACCTTGACGGTTCAGATACGGATGCTAGCTCTTTGGTTAAAAACTTCTTGGTTAAAGTAAAGACCGAATTCCCAGAAATGCCGATACATTTGATTGATGAAAGGTTTACCTCTAAAATGGCTGTTCAGACTATGATTGCCAGCGGCACCAAAAAGAAAGACAGGCGTGTTAAAGGAAATATTGACAAGATTTCGGCAACGATTATCCTGCAAGACTTTATGAGTAGACAGCATTAA
- a CDS encoding nucleoside-diphosphate kinase, whose amino-acid sequence MSNKTFTMVKPHAVADNNIGGIIQMIETAGFRIVAMKKVLLTSENAGKFYEVHKERPFYAELCETMSAGPIIPMILEKENAVADFRALIGSTDPADAAEGTIRKKYAKSKGENAVHGSDSDENAQIESSFFFSGIEQF is encoded by the coding sequence ATGAGCAATAAGACATTCACAATGGTTAAGCCGCATGCTGTGGCCGACAATAACATAGGAGGTATCATCCAAATGATTGAAACTGCTGGTTTCAGGATTGTTGCGATGAAAAAAGTGCTATTGACTTCAGAAAATGCTGGTAAATTTTACGAAGTACATAAGGAAAGACCTTTCTATGCGGAACTTTGTGAAACGATGTCTGCTGGACCTATTATTCCAATGATTCTTGAAAAGGAAAATGCCGTAGCTGACTTTAGGGCATTAATTGGTTCAACTGACCCTGCAGATGCCGCAGAAGGAACAATCAGAAAAAAATACGCAAAGTCTAAAGGCGAAAATGCTGTTCACGGTTCGGACTCAGACGAAAACGCTCAAATAGAGTCTTCATTCTTCTTCTCTGGAATAGAGCAATTTTAA
- a CDS encoding DHH family phosphoesterase, whose product MHQYFTDNQNQKDDFLALLKGPKNIVLTAHQNPDGDAFGSSLGLLAFLKQLNHNVTVISPTDHADYLAWMPGVNEVLDFQNNQHLPTAKKLIEEADIIFCLDFSSLGRLGAMEENFRASSALMVLIDHHQEPESFADYVFWNEKAAATCELIYLMIEELGLLDYVNEDVATCLYTGILTDTGSFKFDSTSITVHRIAGELIDKGINPNSINRKLFDQNSIDRLRFLGFALKEKLNYLEEFRVAYFYFSKEELEEYNSKKGDTEGLVNYGLSISGAVMSAIFIERDGIIKISFRSVDDFSVSEFSRNHFSGGGHRNAAGGKSDDNLESTVKKFLELLPTYKEKLTSQPE is encoded by the coding sequence ATGCATCAATACTTCACTGATAATCAAAATCAAAAGGACGATTTTTTAGCTCTATTAAAGGGGCCGAAAAACATAGTACTAACCGCACATCAGAATCCGGATGGAGATGCTTTTGGCTCTTCTTTGGGTCTTTTAGCCTTTTTAAAACAGCTAAACCATAATGTAACTGTCATTAGCCCTACAGATCATGCAGATTATTTGGCTTGGATGCCTGGCGTGAATGAGGTTCTAGACTTTCAAAATAATCAACATTTGCCTACGGCGAAGAAGTTGATTGAGGAGGCTGATATTATTTTTTGTTTAGATTTTTCTTCTTTAGGTCGCTTAGGTGCTATGGAAGAAAACTTTAGAGCATCCTCTGCTTTAATGGTCTTGATAGATCATCATCAAGAACCAGAGAGTTTTGCCGATTATGTTTTTTGGAACGAGAAAGCTGCAGCCACTTGTGAACTTATTTATTTAATGATTGAGGAGCTTGGGCTTTTGGATTATGTAAATGAGGATGTGGCAACATGCCTGTACACAGGTATTTTGACCGATACTGGCTCTTTCAAATTTGATAGTACTTCTATTACAGTTCATAGAATAGCTGGAGAGTTAATAGATAAGGGGATAAATCCTAATTCTATAAACAGAAAGCTTTTTGATCAAAATAGCATTGATAGACTCCGTTTCTTAGGCTTTGCTCTGAAAGAGAAGCTAAACTATTTAGAAGAGTTTCGGGTGGCCTATTTCTATTTTTCTAAAGAAGAACTAGAGGAATATAACTCTAAAAAAGGGGACACAGAAGGCTTGGTAAACTATGGTTTATCAATTTCGGGTGCAGTAATGTCAGCTATTTTTATTGAGCGAGATGGCATTATTAAAATCTCTTTTAGGTCTGTTGATGACTTTTCTGTTTCAGAATTTTCCAGAAATCATTTTAGTGGCGGTGGTCATAGAAATGCTGCAGGAGGAAAATCAGATGATAATTTAGAAAGTACTGTAAAAAAGTTTTTGGAGCTACTTCCAACGTATAAAGAAAAATTAACCTCTCAACCAGAATAA
- a CDS encoding FKBP-type peptidyl-prolyl cis-trans isomerase, which produces MNLKTSVLFAALVGSILACNQFKVTETEEGDKFQIHEKGGDEKIQEGDMLTLDMKISSELDTVFRDTWSEGQPVQVPARMGQFKGSFENALFQLSEGDSATVYVKVDSLFGKMGQPLPPGVPEHSELKFLVKVKSVQSVEEFKKSLEEKKEGEAKVVADYVKEKYPQAVKMENGIYYLTEKEGTGAAVATGDTVTVSYVGKFFDGKVFDQNNPFEFPVGLGYVIKGWDEALKTMKKGQKSTFIIPSDLAYGERGAGATIPPFSPLVFDIELFEIGRK; this is translated from the coding sequence ATGAATTTAAAAACAAGTGTATTATTTGCAGCATTAGTAGGTTCAATATTGGCCTGTAATCAATTTAAGGTAACTGAAACAGAAGAAGGAGATAAGTTTCAGATCCATGAAAAAGGTGGAGATGAAAAAATTCAGGAAGGGGATATGCTGACCTTGGATATGAAAATATCAAGTGAGTTAGATACCGTTTTTAGAGATACATGGTCAGAAGGACAACCGGTACAGGTTCCTGCTAGAATGGGGCAATTTAAAGGTTCTTTTGAGAATGCTTTGTTTCAATTATCTGAAGGTGATAGTGCTACGGTTTATGTAAAAGTAGATTCATTATTTGGAAAAATGGGTCAGCCACTTCCTCCAGGCGTACCTGAGCATTCTGAATTGAAATTTTTAGTAAAGGTAAAAAGTGTTCAGTCTGTAGAGGAGTTTAAGAAATCTCTTGAAGAGAAAAAAGAAGGCGAGGCGAAAGTTGTTGCTGATTATGTAAAAGAAAAATACCCTCAGGCCGTTAAAATGGAGAATGGTATTTACTATTTAACAGAAAAAGAAGGTACAGGGGCAGCGGTGGCTACAGGAGATACCGTAACTGTAAGTTATGTAGGGAAGTTTTTTGACGGTAAAGTTTTTGACCAAAATAATCCTTTCGAGTTTCCTGTAGGCTTAGGATATGTTATTAAAGGTTGGGACGAAGCTCTTAAAACAATGAAAAAAGGTCAAAAAAGTACTTTCATCATTCCTTCAGATTTGGCTTATGGAGAAAGAGGAGCTGGTGCAACCATTCCACCTTTCTCTCCGTTAGTATTCGACATCGAACTTTTTGAAATAGGTAGAAAATGA